The Eriocheir sinensis breed Jianghai 21 chromosome 21, ASM2467909v1, whole genome shotgun sequence genome includes a region encoding these proteins:
- the LOC127001570 gene encoding UDP-N-acetylglucosamine transferase subunit ALG14 homolog, translating to MMDIIVILILVAAVVLAVARLIYVLHSIHQGLPLILSHHKTVKTLVVLGSGGHTVEMLKMVAALNPKKYNPRVYVVADTDKISNKKLLQVEEHFKGEGQFVVEVVPRTREVGQSWVTSAFTTLHALVVSFVILVRHRPALILANGPGTCVPLCAGAVMLRVLGVTPSRVVFVESLCRVRSLSLSGRILYPISDHFFVQWPQLTINHPRAHYNGRLV from the exons ATGATGGATATAATAGTGATACTCATTCTGGTGGCAGCTGTAGTGTTAGCAGTGGCCCGTCTGATTTATGTCCTGCACAGCATCCACCAGGGATTGCCACTAATCCTGTCTCACCACAAGACGGTAAAGACACTGGTGGTCCTTGGGTCTGGCGGCCATACTGTGGAAATGCTCAAGATGGTGGCCGCCCTCAACCCTAAGAAATATAACCCCAGAGTCTATGTGGTGGCAGACACTGACAAAATAAGCAACAAAAAACTCTTACAAGTTGAGGAGCACTTTAAG gGAGAGGGTCagtttgtggtggaggtggtgccaCGTACTCGTGAAGTTGGCCAGTCCTGGGTCACCTCAGCCTTCACCACTTTACACGCCCTGGTAGTCAGCTTCGTCATACTGGTCCGCCACCGTCCAGCCCTCATCCTGGCCAATGGTCCAGGAACCTGTGTGCCACTTTGTGCAGGGGCTGTAATGCTGCGAGTTCTTGGAGTCACTCCCAGTCGGGTGGTGTTTGTGGAGAGCCTCTGTCGTGTGcgctccctctcactctctggCCGAATTCTTTATCCCATAAGTGACCACTTCTTCGTCCAGTGGCCCCAGCTAACCATAAATCATCCAAGGGCACACTATAATGGACGCCTGGTGTGA